A stretch of Paenibacillus mucilaginosus 3016 DNA encodes these proteins:
- a CDS encoding hemolysin family protein has protein sequence MLNVVLIVVLVLLNGFFVAAEFAMVKVRNSRIDVLAQSGNLSARLAQKIMANLNAYLSACQLGITLASLGLGWVGEPVIADALEPVLKGWLGLSDTVVHTVSFLVAFSLITTLHITLGEQFPKTYAIRQSENVTLWAAMPLVVMYKVMYPFIWILNGISNWMLKRVGIEPATEHESAHTDEEIRVLVKESHKSGFIDNTELTLFDNIFEFSETNAREIMIPRTEMGCLYANLSFQENLDIALNEMRTRYPVCDPDKDNIIGFVHIKDLLKAQGKVDDIRSIARPITKVPESMPISTLLKLMQKKKGQIALLIDEYGGTSGLVTIEDILEEIVGEIQDEFDPDPRPSVEIRDDDSYSIDGRLLIDEVNEQFGLEIESEDYDTIGGWIYSQVEIPPKQGQSIRYGDTYEFVIEETDDLRIARLTVKRLEAQQTQSA, from the coding sequence TTGCTTAACGTGGTTTTGATCGTGGTGCTTGTACTTCTGAATGGTTTCTTTGTCGCTGCCGAATTCGCAATGGTGAAAGTAAGGAACAGCCGCATCGATGTGCTGGCGCAATCGGGCAATCTCAGCGCGCGTCTGGCCCAGAAGATTATGGCCAACCTGAATGCCTACCTCTCCGCCTGCCAGCTTGGCATCACCCTGGCCTCTCTCGGCCTCGGCTGGGTCGGGGAACCGGTCATTGCGGATGCTCTGGAGCCCGTCCTCAAGGGCTGGCTGGGACTCAGCGATACGGTGGTGCATACGGTATCGTTCCTGGTCGCCTTCTCCCTGATCACGACGCTGCATATCACGCTCGGTGAACAGTTCCCGAAGACGTATGCCATCCGGCAGTCCGAGAATGTGACCCTGTGGGCGGCCATGCCCCTGGTCGTGATGTACAAGGTGATGTACCCGTTCATCTGGATCCTCAACGGCATCTCCAACTGGATGCTGAAACGGGTGGGCATCGAGCCTGCGACCGAGCACGAGTCGGCCCATACGGATGAAGAAATCCGTGTGCTGGTGAAGGAAAGCCACAAAAGCGGGTTTATCGATAACACCGAATTGACACTGTTTGATAATATATTCGAATTCTCGGAAACGAACGCGAGAGAGATCATGATCCCGCGGACGGAGATGGGCTGCCTGTATGCCAATCTCTCGTTCCAGGAGAACCTGGATATTGCCCTGAACGAGATGCGCACCCGCTACCCGGTCTGCGATCCCGACAAGGACAATATCATCGGCTTCGTGCATATCAAGGATCTGCTGAAGGCCCAGGGCAAGGTGGATGACATCCGTTCGATCGCCCGCCCGATTACGAAGGTGCCGGAATCGATGCCGATCTCCACGCTGCTCAAGCTCATGCAGAAGAAAAAAGGCCAGATTGCCCTGCTCATCGATGAGTATGGCGGAACTTCGGGTCTCGTGACGATCGAGGACATCCTTGAGGAGATCGTCGGTGAGATCCAGGATGAGTTCGACCCGGATCCGCGCCCAAGCGTCGAGATTCGTGACGATGATTCTTATTCCATCGACGGCCGGCTGCTGATTGACGAAGTCAACGAACAGTTCGGGCTGGAGATTGAATCGGAGGACTACGATACGATCGGCGGATGGATCTATTCGCAGGTCGAAATTCCTCCGAAGCAGGGCCAGAGCATCCGCTACGGCGATACCTACGAGTTCGTGATCGAGGAAACCGACGATCTGCGGATCGCGCGGCTGACGGTGAAGAGGCTGGAAGCCCAGCAGACTCAGTCGGCTTAG
- a CDS encoding cation diffusion facilitator family transporter, which produces MPNLWQAIRKGNTSSGIAALGNAGLAVLKGVAAFFSGSGAMFASAMHSIADAVNQGFVFAGSVLAERKPTKRFPAGFGRVINIFCMIAVIVVTVMAYETVKEGFHLLQHPAESEGFWLSFVILLAAIAVDGGVLIKAMHEILKETRVEAHGMDVIPAAFRNVGRAAPPTRLVFYEDIVATTGAVLALAAVVIAEFTPLKVFDGIATILIGLLMVIVAFKVGFDNMAGLIGVAAPVEVETKVSELILGDPDVRDINTLRIIQEGRFYHVDGYIELRRGLALAEADDIKFRVRDKLLADIDIADVTLGIIEDNGIQTWNLEELRGESRG; this is translated from the coding sequence ATGCCGAACCTGTGGCAGGCAATCCGGAAGGGGAATACGTCCTCGGGGATCGCGGCGCTTGGCAATGCCGGGCTGGCGGTCCTCAAGGGGGTGGCGGCGTTCTTCAGCGGCAGCGGCGCCATGTTCGCTTCCGCGATGCATTCTATAGCGGATGCGGTGAATCAGGGCTTCGTGTTCGCGGGCAGTGTGCTGGCGGAGCGCAAGCCCACCAAGCGGTTCCCGGCCGGATTCGGCCGCGTCATCAACATCTTCTGCATGATCGCTGTGATTGTGGTGACCGTGATGGCCTACGAGACGGTCAAGGAGGGCTTCCATCTGCTTCAGCATCCGGCGGAGTCGGAAGGCTTCTGGCTTTCCTTTGTTATCCTGCTGGCCGCCATTGCGGTGGACGGCGGGGTGCTGATCAAGGCCATGCATGAGATTCTCAAAGAAACCCGGGTGGAGGCACACGGAATGGACGTCATCCCGGCGGCCTTCCGGAATGTGGGGCGTGCCGCACCGCCGACACGTCTGGTCTTCTATGAAGATATTGTGGCCACGACCGGTGCGGTGCTCGCGTTAGCCGCCGTAGTTATTGCGGAGTTTACGCCGCTGAAGGTCTTTGACGGGATCGCCACCATTCTGATCGGGCTGTTAATGGTGATTGTGGCCTTTAAGGTCGGGTTCGACAATATGGCCGGTCTGATCGGCGTCGCCGCTCCGGTCGAAGTGGAGACCAAGGTCTCGGAGCTGATTCTCGGGGACCCGGACGTGCGGGATATCAACACGCTGCGGATCATCCAGGAGGGGCGTTTCTACCACGTGGACGGTTACATCGAGCTGCGGCGGGGACTGGCTCTGGCCGAGGCGGATGACATCAAGTTCCGTGTACGGGACAAGCTGCTGGCGGATATCGATATAGCGGACGTGACCCTGGGCATTATTGAAGATAACGGGATCCAGACCTGGAATCTGGAGGAGCTGAGAGGAGAAAGCAGGGGCTGA
- a CDS encoding DUF3905 domain-containing protein gives MTTPNRPGGHDPEGYDHVNTDIEYNAKNDPALDPFEIEFKPEYQSGRGPREAFVNEHGVLIGDHDYTSANSPLEQWSKDTDPSIMSGDEWVHPYKDVGFQTAENRDIFERGIPPKADRFMHPDKDVAYDAFQPGEADPQRSEDGR, from the coding sequence GTGACGACCCCTAACCGCCCCGGGGGACACGACCCCGAGGGCTACGACCATGTGAACACCGACATAGAGTACAACGCCAAAAATGACCCGGCGCTCGATCCCTTCGAAATCGAGTTCAAGCCGGAATACCAGTCGGGCCGCGGTCCCCGGGAAGCCTTCGTGAACGAGCACGGGGTGCTGATCGGCGACCACGACTACACTTCCGCGAATTCTCCGCTGGAGCAGTGGAGCAAGGATACCGACCCGTCCATCATGTCCGGAGACGAGTGGGTTCACCCGTATAAGGACGTGGGCTTCCAGACGGCGGAGAACCGGGATATCTTCGAGCGGGGCATTCCGCCGAAGGCCGACCGCTTTATGCATCCGGACAAGGATGTCGCCTACGATGCGTTCCAGCCGGGGGAAGCGGACCCGCAGCGCAGCGAGGACGGCCGCTGA
- a CDS encoding BrxA/BrxB family bacilliredoxin: MSMSFERYMMDMVQPMRDELTRIGIQELRTPEEVTEALENMKGTALVVVNSVCGCAAGQCRPGVTKALQHEVKPDHLYTVFAGQDKEATAKAREFFAPYPPSSPSIALMKDGELVHFIQRHQVEDRSAEMIANDLIGAFETYCK; this comes from the coding sequence ATGTCCATGTCGTTTGAGAGATACATGATGGATATGGTGCAGCCGATGAGAGACGAGCTGACTCGGATCGGCATCCAGGAGCTTCGCACCCCTGAGGAAGTAACGGAAGCGCTCGAGAACATGAAGGGCACGGCCCTGGTTGTCGTCAACTCCGTCTGCGGCTGTGCGGCGGGCCAATGCCGCCCGGGCGTGACCAAGGCACTTCAGCATGAAGTGAAGCCGGACCACCTGTATACGGTCTTTGCGGGCCAGGACAAAGAAGCGACAGCGAAGGCGCGCGAATTCTTCGCACCGTACCCGCCGTCCTCCCCGTCCATCGCTCTGATGAAAGACGGCGAGCTCGTTCACTTCATCCAGCGTCACCAGGTCGAAGACCGGTCCGCCGAGATGATCGCGAACGACTTGATCGGCGCTTTCGAGACCTACTGCAAATAA
- the nadE gene encoding ammonia-dependent NAD(+) synthetase, which produces MSLQQEIIAKLGVKPEINVQEEIRKRVDFLKEYVLKAGVDGLLIAISGGIDSAVATGLCKRATDELTEEKGREYKTLGVFQPYGTQEDIADSYATAEAFNLKYKVETNIEEAVNEMALETEHALKSIGVHQHVSRGGKGNIKARTRMVVQYALAFDLNLLVVGTDHASEAITGFFTKWGDGAVDITPLRTLNKRQVRALARELGVPKSVLDKAPTAGLWEGQTDEKELGITYEDNSDYLEGKQIADEVREKLEKHYLRTEHKRTDIPGI; this is translated from the coding sequence ATGAGTCTGCAGCAGGAGATCATTGCCAAGCTGGGCGTGAAGCCAGAGATCAATGTACAGGAAGAGATCCGCAAGCGCGTGGATTTTCTGAAGGAGTATGTGCTGAAGGCGGGAGTCGACGGGCTGCTGATCGCCATCAGCGGGGGGATCGACAGCGCAGTGGCTACGGGGCTGTGCAAGCGTGCAACTGACGAGCTGACTGAAGAGAAGGGCCGCGAGTACAAGACGCTCGGCGTCTTCCAGCCTTACGGCACGCAGGAGGATATCGCCGACAGCTATGCCACGGCGGAAGCGTTCAACTTGAAGTACAAGGTCGAGACGAACATCGAGGAAGCGGTGAACGAGATGGCCCTGGAGACTGAGCATGCGCTCAAGTCGATCGGCGTCCACCAGCATGTCAGCCGCGGGGGCAAGGGGAACATCAAGGCCCGTACGCGGATGGTTGTGCAGTATGCACTCGCCTTCGATCTGAACCTGCTCGTGGTGGGGACCGACCATGCGTCCGAAGCCATTACCGGCTTCTTCACGAAGTGGGGAGACGGTGCCGTTGACATTACGCCGCTGCGGACGCTGAACAAGCGTCAGGTGCGGGCGCTGGCCCGCGAGCTGGGTGTGCCGAAGAGCGTGCTGGACAAGGCGCCTACGGCGGGCCTGTGGGAAGGCCAGACCGACGAGAAAGAGCTCGGCATCACCTACGAGGATAACAGCGACTATCTCGAAGGCAAGCAGATTGCGGATGAAGTCCGCGAGAAGCTGGAGAAGCACTACCTGCGCACGGAGCATAAGCGCACCGATATTCCGGGCATCTAA
- a CDS encoding manganese catalase family protein — MITRHNKLQIELPKSPYSDPNAASAVQELLGGKFGEMSTLNNYMFQSHNFRGKKKLKPFYDLVASITAEEFGHVELVSHTINMVLTGERRDTYPGDPDIGPMRNAKDKRYSLHFIPNAQTAYVADSQGRPWVGDNVFNSGNLVLDLLHNFFLECGARTHKMRVYEMTDHPTARHMIGYLLVRGGVHIIAYAKALEVATGVDVTKMLPIPSLENKYFDEARKFEAIGEHRKLYTFSPDDYRDIALIWKGQHPEDGSPLETVFGSPPGAPIPDLPEVPEEFAPGISAEDFLQIAKRLQSNAGMK, encoded by the coding sequence ATGATCACCCGTCATAACAAGCTGCAAATTGAACTGCCGAAGTCGCCTTACTCCGACCCCAATGCGGCGTCTGCCGTACAGGAGCTGCTCGGGGGCAAATTCGGCGAGATGTCGACGCTGAACAACTATATGTTTCAATCCCACAATTTTCGCGGCAAAAAGAAGCTGAAGCCGTTCTATGATCTCGTCGCCAGCATTACCGCCGAGGAGTTCGGCCATGTCGAGCTCGTCTCCCATACCATCAACATGGTGCTGACCGGCGAGAGGCGCGATACGTATCCCGGCGACCCGGATATCGGGCCGATGCGCAATGCGAAGGACAAACGCTACAGTCTGCACTTCATCCCGAATGCGCAGACGGCCTATGTCGCCGACTCCCAAGGACGCCCCTGGGTCGGGGATAACGTCTTCAACAGCGGTAATCTCGTGCTCGATCTGCTCCATAACTTTTTCCTCGAGTGCGGAGCCCGAACCCACAAGATGCGGGTCTACGAGATGACCGACCACCCTACGGCCCGGCATATGATCGGTTATCTGCTTGTCCGCGGGGGCGTACATATCATCGCCTATGCCAAGGCTCTGGAGGTGGCGACCGGCGTGGATGTGACCAAGATGCTCCCGATCCCGAGCCTCGAGAACAAATACTTCGATGAGGCCCGCAAATTCGAGGCGATCGGCGAACACCGGAAGCTCTACACCTTCTCGCCGGACGATTACCGCGACATCGCACTGATCTGGAAGGGACAGCATCCGGAGGACGGGTCACCGCTCGAGACGGTCTTCGGCTCACCTCCGGGGGCACCGATTCCCGACCTGCCGGAGGTGCCCGAAGAGTTCGCCCCGGGCATCTCGGCCGAGGACTTCCTGCAGATCGCGAAACGTCTGCAGAGCAATGCCGGGATGAAATAA
- the bioA gene encoding adenosylmethionine--8-amino-7-oxononanoate transaminase: MEHRDKVRLLEADRRYVWHPFTQMKDYAERDPVLIERAEGVFLYDADGKAYYDTNSSWWVNVHGHAHPRIREAVNRQMAKMDHVMFAGLTHAPGIELAERLTALTPDGLTKVFYSDNGSTAVEVALKMSFQYWQQTGCPDKTTFAYVEHSYHGDTIGAVSVGGVDQYHSVFRPLLFGAHKVPSPDPRGRQDGDAEAAAAQALEAVRHLFEASAGEIAALIVEPMIQAAGGMILHPASYVRGLRELCTQYGVHLIADEVAVGFGRTGRMFACEHAGISPDFLCLSKGLTAGMLPLSVTMTTAGIYDAFYDDYAKLKTFTHGHSFTGNPLACAVALESLRIFEEEGVLEQAAAAASHLQQAAARLAADPGVAHLRGLGMVAAFDLYRDRDSGERYPWEERIGFRVYEEGLQQGLFLRPLGDTIYFWLPLCTTAAQIDDILGRTEKVLQRMSR, from the coding sequence ATGGAGCATAGAGACAAAGTGCGTCTGCTGGAAGCGGACCGCCGTTATGTGTGGCATCCGTTCACCCAGATGAAGGATTATGCCGAGAGGGACCCGGTGCTGATCGAGCGGGCCGAGGGGGTCTTCCTGTACGATGCGGACGGGAAGGCCTACTATGACACGAACTCTTCCTGGTGGGTGAACGTTCACGGCCACGCGCATCCCCGGATCCGCGAGGCCGTGAACCGGCAGATGGCGAAGATGGATCATGTCATGTTCGCGGGCCTCACGCACGCCCCCGGCATTGAACTGGCCGAGCGGCTGACGGCGCTTACCCCGGACGGGCTGACGAAGGTCTTCTACTCGGACAACGGCTCCACGGCGGTGGAAGTGGCACTGAAAATGTCGTTCCAGTACTGGCAGCAGACCGGCTGTCCCGACAAGACGACCTTCGCCTATGTCGAGCACAGCTATCATGGGGATACGATCGGAGCGGTCAGTGTCGGCGGCGTGGACCAGTACCACTCCGTCTTCCGGCCGCTGCTCTTCGGCGCCCATAAGGTGCCGTCGCCCGATCCCCGTGGACGGCAGGACGGCGATGCGGAAGCAGCAGCCGCTCAAGCGCTGGAGGCGGTACGACACCTCTTCGAGGCTTCCGCCGGCGAGATCGCGGCGCTCATCGTCGAGCCGATGATCCAGGCGGCCGGCGGAATGATCCTGCATCCGGCCTCCTACGTCAGGGGCCTGCGCGAGCTGTGCACGCAGTACGGCGTGCATCTCATCGCCGACGAGGTGGCCGTCGGCTTCGGCCGGACCGGCCGCATGTTTGCCTGCGAGCATGCGGGGATCTCCCCCGACTTCCTGTGCCTCTCCAAGGGCCTGACCGCCGGCATGCTTCCGCTCTCCGTCACCATGACCACCGCCGGCATCTATGATGCTTTCTACGACGACTACGCCAAGCTCAAGACGTTCACGCACGGCCACAGCTTCACCGGCAACCCGCTGGCCTGCGCCGTCGCCCTCGAATCCCTGCGGATCTTCGAGGAAGAGGGCGTCCTTGAGCAGGCCGCCGCCGCGGCTTCGCACCTGCAACAGGCAGCCGCCCGGCTGGCCGCTGATCCGGGCGTCGCGCATCTCCGCGGCCTCGGGATGGTGGCCGCCTTCGATCTCTACCGGGACCGGGACTCCGGGGAGCGCTATCCTTGGGAGGAGCGCATCGGCTTCCGGGTCTACGAAGAGGGACTGCAGCAGGGCCTGTTCCTCCGTCCCCTGGGCGATACGATCTACTTCTGGCTGCCGCTCTGCACGACGGCCGCGCAGATCGACGACATTCTCGGCCGTACGGAGAAGGTGCTGCAGCGGATGAGCCGCTAA
- the acpS gene encoding holo-ACP synthase codes for MIIGIGTDLLDIARVQAILKQPSGERFLQRVLTPAERELAAGRGGRLAEFTAGRFAAKEAVVKALGCGIGREVGFGDIEVLPDAKGKPHCRLSEASLGRLAAGGTDVRGLIVHLSITHSDTAAMAYAMAELRA; via the coding sequence ATGATCATCGGCATTGGAACAGATCTTCTGGATATCGCCCGAGTGCAGGCGATATTGAAGCAGCCATCCGGCGAGCGGTTCCTGCAGCGCGTCCTTACGCCGGCGGAGCGGGAGCTGGCCGCGGGACGCGGCGGCAGGCTCGCCGAATTCACCGCCGGGCGTTTCGCCGCGAAGGAAGCGGTCGTGAAGGCGCTGGGCTGCGGCATCGGCCGGGAGGTGGGCTTCGGCGACATCGAAGTGCTCCCGGACGCCAAGGGCAAGCCTCACTGCCGGTTGTCCGAGGCCTCGCTCGGGCGCCTGGCCGCCGGAGGCACCGACGTGCGCGGCCTGATCGTGCACCTCAGCATCACGCACAGCGACACGGCGGCCATGGCCTACGCGATGGCTGAGCTGAGGGCGTAA
- a CDS encoding c-type cytochrome yields the protein MIIKKTIQIVLLIGAAAAMLAACGPKNSPEPFGGGKNAADTAAAAKAMEGASEPVQALYKQRCLSCHGGALEGKVGPSTNLQQVGGRFTKEQIAAQIARGGGGMPGFQDKLSAEEIEGLSAWLAGKK from the coding sequence ATGATAATCAAGAAGACCATTCAAATTGTGCTGCTGATCGGCGCCGCGGCCGCCATGCTTGCGGCCTGCGGGCCCAAGAACAGCCCCGAGCCGTTCGGCGGCGGCAAGAATGCGGCCGACACCGCCGCAGCGGCCAAAGCCATGGAGGGCGCTTCCGAGCCCGTACAGGCACTGTATAAGCAGCGGTGCCTCTCCTGTCATGGAGGCGCGCTCGAGGGCAAGGTTGGGCCGAGCACCAACCTGCAGCAGGTGGGCGGCCGGTTCACCAAGGAGCAGATCGCCGCGCAGATCGCCCGCGGAGGCGGCGGCATGCCCGGCTTCCAGGACAAGCTGAGCGCCGAGGAAATCGAAGGCCTGTCCGCCTGGCTGGCCGGCAAGAAGTAA
- a CDS encoding helix-turn-helix domain-containing protein yields MLTPGELAARLNKLVVSILLVGHQKCESHWHQKSRSIKYHSVWLIIKGRGTFTIGGTHYPAEPGKLFCFTPGMVVERTTDPEQPLEYYFLRFHYTECYEEKEQWIYRNAAESKFPLEGMYTVTNTPQLIYQMEQLDLLWKRRGHMTAMRRKIVLQDFFLTLVADFRAQKIAGDTTAAIELTQDYMIGHYREPLTLETLAQMAGLSVSHYSRLFKKYIGYSPIDYLTHLRVDRAKELLVLSDYRLKSIAGSVGYTDEFYFSRIFKKVTGESPREYAKKHRFFPTS; encoded by the coding sequence ATGCTGACTCCCGGAGAACTGGCCGCGCGCCTCAACAAGCTGGTCGTCTCAATCCTGCTCGTCGGCCACCAGAAGTGCGAGAGCCACTGGCATCAGAAATCCCGTTCAATCAAATATCATTCCGTCTGGCTCATCATCAAAGGCAGAGGCACCTTCACCATCGGCGGCACCCATTATCCGGCCGAGCCCGGCAAGCTGTTCTGCTTCACGCCCGGCATGGTGGTGGAACGGACGACCGATCCCGAGCAGCCGCTCGAATACTACTTTCTCCGCTTTCATTATACGGAATGTTACGAGGAGAAGGAACAATGGATTTACAGGAATGCCGCCGAGTCCAAGTTCCCGCTCGAGGGGATGTATACGGTAACGAACACGCCGCAGCTCATCTACCAGATGGAGCAGCTCGACCTTCTGTGGAAGCGCCGGGGGCATATGACCGCCATGCGCCGCAAAATCGTGCTCCAGGACTTCTTCCTGACCCTCGTGGCCGACTTCCGGGCACAGAAGATCGCCGGGGATACGACCGCCGCGATCGAGCTCACCCAGGACTATATGATCGGGCATTACCGGGAGCCGCTCACCTTGGAGACGCTTGCCCAGATGGCCGGCCTCAGCGTGAGCCATTACTCCCGCCTCTTCAAGAAATACATCGGTTACAGCCCGATCGATTACCTCACCCACCTGCGGGTCGACCGGGCGAAGGAGCTGCTCGTTCTCTCCGATTACCGGCTGAAATCCATTGCGGGCAGCGTCGGTTATACGGACGAGTTCTATTTCTCGCGCATCTTCAAGAAAGTGACGGGCGAATCGCCCCGGGAGTATGCCAAAAAGCACCGTTTCTTCCCCACTTCCTGA
- the mutY gene encoding A/G-specific adenine glycosylase, which yields MYSTEQKQYFSEKLLSWYRRHKRDLPWRRSRNPYHIWISEIMLQQTRVETVIPYFHRFVDKFPTVEALAEAPEDEVLKAWEGLGYYSRARNLQSAVREVQERYGGVVPDTKEEVFALKGVGPYTAGAILSIAYNKPEPAVDGNVMRVLSRYFLIEEDIMKGSTRVLMEKLAKELIPEGAAGDFNQGLMELGAMVCTPKSPHCLTCPVMLHCSGRAAGMEAELPVKKKAKPPRPESRYVALLEGTGGQAGRVLIRQRPAEGLLARMWELPHALAPGTGTDGRDTAQGPDPAPAHEALAEHLDADGLGLGELRWFMPAEHTFSHIHWELDVFLGTVDNPSLLPESSAPLPSHYRWITREEMEQYAFPNVFLRILKAYFKEREGAS from the coding sequence ATGTACAGTACAGAACAAAAGCAATATTTCTCGGAAAAGCTGCTGTCGTGGTACCGCCGGCACAAGCGCGATCTGCCTTGGCGGCGCAGCCGTAATCCGTATCATATCTGGATCTCGGAGATCATGCTGCAGCAGACGAGAGTCGAGACCGTCATCCCTTATTTTCATAGATTCGTTGACAAATTCCCTACCGTGGAGGCCTTGGCCGAAGCGCCGGAGGACGAGGTGCTGAAGGCCTGGGAGGGGCTTGGCTACTATTCACGGGCCCGCAATCTGCAGAGCGCTGTCCGGGAAGTGCAGGAGCGCTATGGGGGCGTCGTGCCGGATACCAAGGAGGAAGTGTTTGCCCTCAAAGGAGTGGGGCCGTATACGGCGGGCGCCATTCTCAGCATTGCCTACAACAAGCCGGAGCCTGCGGTGGACGGCAATGTCATGCGGGTGCTCTCGCGCTACTTCCTGATCGAAGAGGACATCATGAAGGGCAGCACCCGGGTCCTGATGGAAAAGCTGGCCAAAGAGCTCATTCCCGAAGGGGCTGCGGGTGATTTCAACCAGGGCCTGATGGAGCTCGGGGCCATGGTCTGTACGCCGAAGTCGCCGCACTGCCTGACCTGTCCGGTCATGCTGCACTGCTCCGGCCGGGCCGCAGGCATGGAGGCGGAGCTGCCGGTGAAGAAGAAGGCGAAGCCGCCCCGGCCGGAGAGCCGGTATGTTGCCCTGCTCGAGGGCACTGGCGGGCAGGCGGGGCGCGTCCTGATCCGCCAGAGGCCGGCGGAGGGGCTGCTCGCGCGGATGTGGGAGCTGCCCCATGCCCTGGCTCCCGGCACCGGCACGGACGGGAGAGATACGGCGCAGGGGCCGGATCCCGCTCCCGCCCACGAAGCGCTGGCGGAGCATCTGGACGCGGACGGGCTGGGTCTCGGGGAGCTGCGGTGGTTCATGCCGGCCGAGCACACATTCAGCCACATTCATTGGGAGCTGGACGTCTTCCTCGGCACGGTGGACAACCCGTCGCTGCTTCCCGAATCCTCGGCGCCGCTGCCGTCCCACTACCGCTGGATCACCCGGGAGGAGATGGAGCAGTATGCCTTTCCGAATGTGTTCCTGCGCATCCTGAAGGCTTACTTCAAGGAACGGGAAGGTGCCTCTTAA
- a CDS encoding Crp/Fnr family transcriptional regulator, with translation MSNLISLLQNVPLFQDLSVTELESIAPLFQERKYKKGTILFLEGDLGEEFYLIGSGVVKIYRIDNYKEIILSLFRQGDFFGEMSLIQKGLQRSAAAETLEACSIYTLMRSDFASFMENSPKLCMRLLEVTMERLRKANEQIYNLTFLDVRTRTIKVISQLAEEHGLQRSSGYLINMKLTHQQLANMVGTVRESVTKVLQELQEDDIITIDKKYIMVKDPERMAKLIY, from the coding sequence ATGAGCAACCTGATATCTCTTCTGCAGAATGTCCCCCTGTTCCAGGACTTGTCCGTCACGGAACTGGAATCGATCGCTCCGCTCTTCCAGGAGCGCAAGTACAAGAAAGGAACCATCCTGTTCCTGGAAGGGGACCTTGGTGAAGAATTCTATCTGATCGGCAGCGGGGTCGTCAAGATCTACCGGATCGACAATTACAAGGAGATCATTCTGTCCCTGTTCCGCCAGGGCGATTTCTTCGGTGAAATGTCGCTGATTCAGAAGGGGCTCCAGCGATCCGCCGCCGCCGAGACTCTCGAAGCCTGCTCGATCTACACCCTGATGCGTTCCGACTTTGCGAGCTTCATGGAGAACAGCCCCAAGCTGTGCATGAGGCTGCTTGAAGTCACCATGGAGCGGCTGCGCAAAGCCAACGAACAGATCTATAACCTGACCTTCCTGGATGTGCGGACACGCACGATCAAGGTCATCTCCCAGCTGGCCGAAGAGCACGGCCTGCAGCGCTCCAGCGGGTACCTCATCAACATGAAGCTGACTCATCAGCAGCTCGCCAATATGGTCGGCACGGTACGCGAGTCCGTCACCAAGGTGCTTCAGGAGCTCCAGGAGGACGACATCATCACGATCGACAAGAAATACATTATGGTCAAAGATCCCGAGCGGATGGCCAAACTCATCTACTGA
- a CDS encoding LysE family translocator — protein sequence MDPVLLLSFTAVAVLLTLAPGPDLLFVIAQSLTNGRKAGVITGLGLSTGVVAHTFAAAVGLSALLYNSLILFQLVKYAGAAYLLYLAWMAWKEGSGAAGLASPPAQAAGALYRRGILMNVLNPKVSLFFLALLPQFVSAQGGEPAVQMIVLGAVFMVQAMLIFTLVSLCAGWLAGRLTGGKGMPPWIHKAKAVLYAAIGLRLVFSER from the coding sequence TTGGATCCCGTACTGCTCTTGTCTTTCACGGCGGTTGCCGTCCTGCTAACCTTGGCCCCCGGGCCGGATCTGCTTTTCGTCATAGCCCAGAGCCTCACCAACGGAAGGAAGGCCGGCGTCATCACGGGGCTTGGCCTGAGCACCGGCGTGGTGGCCCACACGTTCGCAGCCGCCGTCGGCCTGTCGGCCCTGCTGTATAATTCGCTCATCCTGTTTCAGCTGGTGAAGTATGCCGGTGCGGCCTACCTGCTCTATCTGGCCTGGATGGCCTGGAAGGAAGGGAGCGGCGCCGCAGGGCTCGCCAGCCCGCCGGCCCAGGCGGCCGGGGCGCTGTACCGCCGGGGCATTCTTATGAATGTGCTCAACCCCAAGGTGTCGCTGTTCTTTCTCGCGCTGCTCCCGCAGTTTGTGTCGGCGCAGGGCGGGGAGCCGGCTGTCCAGATGATCGTCCTCGGTGCGGTCTTCATGGTGCAGGCAATGCTGATCTTTACCCTGGTCTCGCTGTGTGCGGGCTGGCTGGCCGGCAGGCTGACCGGGGGGAAGGGCATGCCTCCCTGGATTCACAAAGCCAAAGCGGTGCTGTATGCGGCCATCGGCCTGCGGCTGGTGTTCTCGGAACGTTAG